Proteins from a single region of Theobroma cacao cultivar B97-61/B2 chromosome 10, Criollo_cocoa_genome_V2, whole genome shotgun sequence:
- the LOC18586592 gene encoding 60S ribosomal protein L24 isoform X1, which translates to MVLNVCYTVLSFMNFISLRGRTELCRFSGAKIYPGKGIRFVRSDSQVFLFANSKCKRYFHNRLKPSKLTWTAMYRKQHKKDIAAEAVKKRRRTTKKPYSRSIVGATLEVIQKRRTEKPEVRDAAREAALREIKERIKKTKDEKKAKKAELMAKTQKTQGKGNVPKGAAPKGPKLGGGGGKR; encoded by the exons ATGGTTCTCAA TGTCTGCTATACGGTCTTAAGTTTTATGAACTTCATATCTCTCAGGGGAAG GACTGAACTTTGCCGCTTTAGTGGTGCAAAGATATACCCTGGTAAGGGTATCAGATTTGTTAGATCTGATTCTCAG GTCTTCCTGTTTGCCAACTCAAAATGCAAGAGGTACTTCCACAACAGATTGAAGCCTTCAAAGCTTACTTGGACAGCTATGTACAGAAAGCAACACAAGAAG GATATAGCTGCAGAAGCTGTGAAAAAGAGGCGTCGTACTACTAAGAAACCATATTCTAGATCTATTGTTGGGGCTACCTTGGAGGTGATCCAGAAAAGGAGAACTGAGAAACCTGAAGTGCGAGATGCTGCCCGAGAAGCTGCACTCCG tgaaattAAGGAGAGGATCAAGAAAACTAAGGATGAGAAGAAGGCGAAGAAAGCAGAACTGATGGCCAAAACACAGAAGACACAGGGCAAGGGTAATGTTCCCAAGGGTGCTGCTCCAAAGGGCCCCAAATTGGGCGGTGGTGGTGGAAAGCGCTAA
- the LOC18586592 gene encoding 60S ribosomal protein L24 isoform X2, with product MVLKTELCRFSGAKIYPGKGIRFVRSDSQVFLFANSKCKRYFHNRLKPSKLTWTAMYRKQHKKDIAAEAVKKRRRTTKKPYSRSIVGATLEVIQKRRTEKPEVRDAAREAALREIKERIKKTKDEKKAKKAELMAKTQKTQGKGNVPKGAAPKGPKLGGGGGKR from the exons ATGGTTCTCAA GACTGAACTTTGCCGCTTTAGTGGTGCAAAGATATACCCTGGTAAGGGTATCAGATTTGTTAGATCTGATTCTCAG GTCTTCCTGTTTGCCAACTCAAAATGCAAGAGGTACTTCCACAACAGATTGAAGCCTTCAAAGCTTACTTGGACAGCTATGTACAGAAAGCAACACAAGAAG GATATAGCTGCAGAAGCTGTGAAAAAGAGGCGTCGTACTACTAAGAAACCATATTCTAGATCTATTGTTGGGGCTACCTTGGAGGTGATCCAGAAAAGGAGAACTGAGAAACCTGAAGTGCGAGATGCTGCCCGAGAAGCTGCACTCCG tgaaattAAGGAGAGGATCAAGAAAACTAAGGATGAGAAGAAGGCGAAGAAAGCAGAACTGATGGCCAAAACACAGAAGACACAGGGCAAGGGTAATGTTCCCAAGGGTGCTGCTCCAAAGGGCCCCAAATTGGGCGGTGGTGGTGGAAAGCGCTAA
- the LOC18586593 gene encoding metalloendoproteinase 5-MMP isoform X2, producing MLLSTIQSKPTTRTFKIFQSLQGCHKGHTVEGLCELKQYFKKLGYLNYDHASNNAYKHGNDNEFDDHLESAIKAYQVNYKLNATGNLDADTVKQMMKSRCGIADVMNSNNSRSIYGIGASRYEFFLGNPKWPLSKTHLTYNFRSSVEVPLAENVRSVCVRAFQRWANVSRFTFEEVAEYYVADIEIGFHSGEHGDGNPFDGPQGTLAHASPPTDGKLHYDADEDWSTNPGPDEVDLESVTVHEIGHLLGLQHSLVPEAVMYAYFDSGMIKRKLHMDDVHGIRALYGLL from the coding sequence ATGCTACTAAGCACGATTCAATCAAAGCCAACAACACGaacattcaaaattttccaaagCCTACAGGGATGCCACAAAGGTCATACTGTTGAAGGGCTTTGTGAGCTCAAACAGTATTTCAAGAAACTAGGTTACTTGAATTACGATCATGCGAGCAACAATGCTTACAAACATGGGAATGATAATGAGTTCGATGACCATTTGGAGTCTGCTATCAAAGCATACCAGGTGAATTATAAATTGAATGCCACAGGCAACCTAGATGCTGACACTGTGAAACAAATGATGAAGTCAAGATGTGGCATTGCAGATGTGATGAATAGCAATAACTCCAGGTCCATCTACGGTATTGGTGCCTCTCGTTATGAATTCTTTCTTGGAAATCCGAAATGGCCACTCTCAAAGACCCATCTTACCTACAACTTTCGTTCCAGTGTCGAAGTCCCTCTAGCAGAAAACGTAAGGTCCGTTTGTGTGCGAGCTTTCCAAAGATGGGCAAATGTGAGCCGTTTTACTTTTGAGGAAGTAGCAGAATACTACGTTGCTGATATTGAAATTGGCTTCCACAGTGGTGAGCATGGAGATGGCAACCCCTTCGATGGTCCTCAAGGGACTTTGGCCCATGCCAGTCCACCAACTGATGGAAAGTTGCACTATGATGCAGATGAAGATTGGAGCACCAACCCTGGTCCTGATGAGGTTGACTTGGAGTCTGTGACAGTTCATGAAATCGGACACCTTCTCGGGCTTCAACACAGCTTGGTCCCTGAAGCAGTTATGTATGCATATTTTGACTCTGGAATGATAAAGAGGAAGTTGCACATGGATGATGTTCACGGCATTCGTGCCTTATATGGCTTATTATGA
- the LOC18586593 gene encoding metalloendoproteinase 5-MMP isoform X1, with protein MASKSSSLMLVFFVLLQMLLSTIQSKPTTRTFKIFQSLQGCHKGHTVEGLCELKQYFKKLGYLNYDHASNNAYKHGNDNEFDDHLESAIKAYQVNYKLNATGNLDADTVKQMMKSRCGIADVMNSNNSRSIYGIGASRYEFFLGNPKWPLSKTHLTYNFRSSVEVPLAENVRSVCVRAFQRWANVSRFTFEEVAEYYVADIEIGFHSGEHGDGNPFDGPQGTLAHASPPTDGKLHYDADEDWSTNPGPDEVDLESVTVHEIGHLLGLQHSLVPEAVMYAYFDSGMIKRKLHMDDVHGIRALYGLL; from the coding sequence ATGGCTTCTAAATCATCTTCACTAAtgcttgttttctttgttctgCTGCAGATGCTACTAAGCACGATTCAATCAAAGCCAACAACACGaacattcaaaattttccaaagCCTACAGGGATGCCACAAAGGTCATACTGTTGAAGGGCTTTGTGAGCTCAAACAGTATTTCAAGAAACTAGGTTACTTGAATTACGATCATGCGAGCAACAATGCTTACAAACATGGGAATGATAATGAGTTCGATGACCATTTGGAGTCTGCTATCAAAGCATACCAGGTGAATTATAAATTGAATGCCACAGGCAACCTAGATGCTGACACTGTGAAACAAATGATGAAGTCAAGATGTGGCATTGCAGATGTGATGAATAGCAATAACTCCAGGTCCATCTACGGTATTGGTGCCTCTCGTTATGAATTCTTTCTTGGAAATCCGAAATGGCCACTCTCAAAGACCCATCTTACCTACAACTTTCGTTCCAGTGTCGAAGTCCCTCTAGCAGAAAACGTAAGGTCCGTTTGTGTGCGAGCTTTCCAAAGATGGGCAAATGTGAGCCGTTTTACTTTTGAGGAAGTAGCAGAATACTACGTTGCTGATATTGAAATTGGCTTCCACAGTGGTGAGCATGGAGATGGCAACCCCTTCGATGGTCCTCAAGGGACTTTGGCCCATGCCAGTCCACCAACTGATGGAAAGTTGCACTATGATGCAGATGAAGATTGGAGCACCAACCCTGGTCCTGATGAGGTTGACTTGGAGTCTGTGACAGTTCATGAAATCGGACACCTTCTCGGGCTTCAACACAGCTTGGTCCCTGAAGCAGTTATGTATGCATATTTTGACTCTGGAATGATAAAGAGGAAGTTGCACATGGATGATGTTCACGGCATTCGTGCCTTATATGGCTTATTATGA